The window TCGTGGAGCCTGTTCGACCCCGATGTTCTCCGCTGGCTGCTTGATCGAAAGCTGTCCTATGACCTCCTCCGGCACTTTACAGAGTTGCGTATTGCAGTCGAGCCGCAGGCAGCAGCTCTAGCTGCCGTGCGTGCATCGCCGCAGCAAATTACTGCGATCAGCGATGGGCTCGATCGCATGAGTGCTGCGGAAAAAGGAGAAGACGACACACTCGACGCCGACATCGCATTTCACGTCGCGATTTTGCGGGCGTCCAACAATCCCTTCTTCGCGCAGTTTCGAGATGTGGTCGCGACGGCCCTGCGAACGTCCATCCGCTTTACCAATCGCCTGGCTGGCCGGTCGGCGAACATCGCTGAGCACGCCATGGTTCATGACGCCATCAAGGCGCGCGAGCCGACGCGTGCCAGCGCTGCGATGACCAAGCTGATCAACGATGTCCTCCTCCTGATCGATCAACCAGCAGGAAAATGAGAAACTGAATGAGCATCCCCATCGCCCTCGTCGGTGTCGGCAAGATTGCGTGCGATCAGCACATGCCTACCATCGCCGCATCTGCGCACTTTCATCTGGCTGGCGCGGTTTCCTCGCATGCGAGCGATTTGAGCGTTCCAGTTCGCGGTGACCTGACGTCGCTCAAGTCGGCTGTCCCTGACCTGGCCGCAATCGCCGTCTGTACGCCCCCCGTGGATAGGCTCCGCTTGTTAAAGGAGGCGTTTTCGCTGGGCCTTCATGTCCTGATGGAAAAGCCGCCCGCCAAAACGTTGGCCGAGGCCGAGATGTTTGCGCCAGCGGCGCGCAACGCTGGCAGGACATTGTTGCAGAGCTGGCATTCACGTTGCGCCGCTGCGGTCGAGCCGATGCGCCGGTGGCTTGTCGGGCAGACCGTCCGTCATGTGACAATTAATTGGCTGGAGGATGTGCGGGTCTGGCATCCGGGCCAGGAGTGGATATGGAGCCCAGGTGTTGGCGTCTTCGATCCGGGGATTAACGCATTGTCGATCCTGACCGAGATCCTCCCGTCGGATTTGTCCGTGAGGGAAA of the Sphingobium herbicidovorans genome contains:
- a CDS encoding FadR/GntR family transcriptional regulator — its product is MQEFGRNLTYGLQNALGRAIVSGDYADRPFPSEADLTKEHGVSRSVTREAVKMLAAKGLVGARPKQGTFVLPEESWSLFDPDVLRWLLDRKLSYDLLRHFTELRIAVEPQAAALAAVRASPQQITAISDGLDRMSAAEKGEDDTLDADIAFHVAILRASNNPFFAQFRDVVATALRTSIRFTNRLAGRSANIAEHAMVHDAIKAREPTRASAAMTKLINDVLLLIDQPAGK
- a CDS encoding Gfo/Idh/MocA family protein, with product MSIPIALVGVGKIACDQHMPTIAASAHFHLAGAVSSHASDLSVPVRGDLTSLKSAVPDLAAIAVCTPPVDRLRLLKEAFSLGLHVLMEKPPAKTLAEAEMFAPAARNAGRTLLQSWHSRCAAAVEPMRRWLVGQTVRHVTINWLEDVRVWHPGQEWIWSPGVGVFDPGINALSILTEILPSDLSVRESLLSIPANRSAPIAASLMIEASAGHDVSVQFSFDQRGPQSWTIDIETATERATLLDGGSHWAIGGVEQPLEDDRPEYARLYDQFADLIANGESDVDLRPFRLVADAFFLGETKQAPNFLWDS